A single window of Pseudarthrobacter psychrotolerans DNA harbors:
- a CDS encoding GNAT family N-acetyltransferase — translation MIHIAKDDPARADVHDLLSEHLADMFATSPAESVHALDHSALSAPSITFWTAREEDELLGCGALKLLDFPDSPAKRGEIKSMRTAAGAHGRGVATLMLRHILDEARTRNFGRIYLETGTEDYFAPARRLYVRNGFSECPPFAGYFLDPNSVFMELRL, via the coding sequence ATGATTCACATTGCGAAGGACGACCCCGCACGAGCGGATGTCCATGACCTACTGAGCGAGCACCTGGCAGACATGTTCGCCACGTCGCCCGCCGAAAGTGTGCACGCGCTAGACCATTCTGCGCTGTCCGCACCGTCGATCACGTTTTGGACGGCCCGCGAGGAAGATGAGCTCCTTGGCTGCGGCGCGCTCAAGCTCCTCGATTTCCCGGACAGCCCGGCGAAGCGTGGCGAGATCAAGTCCATGCGCACCGCAGCGGGGGCGCATGGGCGAGGGGTGGCGACGCTCATGCTCCGGCACATCCTGGACGAAGCCCGGACCCGAAACTTCGGGCGCATTTACCTTGAAACAGGAACCGAGGACTATTTCGCTCCCGCTCGGCGCCTGTATGTCCGCAACGGATTCAGCGAGTGCCCTCCCTTTGCCGGCTACTTCCTGGATCCCAACAGCGTGTTCATGGAACTCCGCCTCTAA
- a CDS encoding amidohydrolase: MLLDALYTNGSFYTQDIRRPRAHKVGVHCGRIISLDDDLPASLFRDVFDLGGAAVVPGFNDAHCHLSYVGQALVQADLRPAACGTMDELLAAVDRACLAAPEGAWVQGAGYDQNHLGNQHPTAEQVDAVSHGHPVWLMHNSRHMGVANTAAFERAGYPGRRNVTAPDGGAAPADADGRAVGLLQETARALVMDAIPGPGVEEVAEMVGAGSAALLELGVTSITEPGLGAPQHIGHSLSDIAGYQAARDAGKLGVRATVMPYLTTLHGLGDADHEGQSGTLAVARMGLDLGMRSGFGDEWLRLGPAKILSDGSLIGRSAFMCCDYQHEAAEPEGNRGLLQFPAQELRRRVIGAHRAGWQVATHAIGDAALDVVLDIFEEAQKLYPRPDARHRVEHVNVAGDDQIKRLASLGLIPVPQGRFISELGDGAARALGPERTRLAYRVKSLLDAGIEIPASTDAPVVSGDPLLNIHDLVNRRTSSGADFGPEERISVAQAVRAYTVGSAHAVHEDHYKGSLAPGMLADFVALSEDIYDVPADALRDVRVVATVVGGQLVHGNLQG, encoded by the coding sequence ATGCTCTTGGACGCGCTGTACACCAACGGATCGTTCTATACCCAGGACATCCGGCGTCCGCGGGCGCACAAGGTGGGCGTCCACTGTGGGCGCATCATCAGCCTCGACGACGACCTGCCCGCCTCGCTCTTCCGCGACGTGTTCGACCTGGGGGGCGCCGCCGTCGTCCCCGGTTTTAATGATGCCCACTGCCACCTGAGTTATGTGGGCCAGGCGCTGGTCCAGGCCGATCTCCGCCCCGCGGCGTGCGGCACCATGGACGAACTGCTGGCTGCCGTGGACCGCGCCTGCCTGGCCGCCCCGGAAGGGGCATGGGTCCAGGGTGCCGGCTACGACCAGAACCATCTGGGCAACCAGCACCCCACAGCCGAGCAGGTCGACGCCGTCAGCCATGGCCATCCCGTATGGCTGATGCACAACTCGCGGCACATGGGGGTGGCCAATACGGCAGCTTTCGAACGTGCCGGCTATCCCGGCCGCCGCAATGTCACCGCGCCCGACGGCGGCGCGGCACCTGCAGACGCGGACGGCAGGGCCGTGGGGCTGCTTCAGGAGACGGCCCGGGCACTGGTCATGGACGCCATTCCCGGACCCGGAGTGGAGGAAGTTGCCGAGATGGTGGGCGCGGGCAGCGCCGCCCTGCTGGAACTTGGCGTCACAAGCATCACCGAGCCCGGCCTGGGCGCCCCGCAGCACATTGGCCACAGCTTGTCAGATATTGCCGGCTACCAGGCCGCGCGAGATGCCGGGAAACTTGGCGTGCGTGCCACTGTGATGCCCTACCTGACCACCCTGCATGGCCTGGGCGACGCCGACCACGAGGGCCAGTCCGGCACGCTCGCCGTTGCACGGATGGGCCTGGACCTCGGCATGCGCTCCGGATTCGGAGACGAATGGCTTCGGCTGGGGCCGGCCAAGATCCTGTCCGATGGTTCGCTGATCGGCCGCAGCGCATTTATGTGCTGCGACTACCAGCACGAGGCCGCCGAGCCTGAAGGCAACCGCGGGCTCCTGCAGTTTCCGGCCCAGGAGTTGCGCCGCCGGGTCATCGGCGCGCACCGCGCGGGCTGGCAGGTGGCAACCCACGCCATCGGCGATGCAGCACTGGATGTGGTGCTGGACATCTTTGAGGAAGCCCAGAAGCTCTATCCCCGCCCGGACGCGCGCCACCGGGTGGAACACGTAAATGTGGCCGGCGATGATCAGATCAAGAGGCTGGCATCGCTGGGCCTGATCCCCGTCCCGCAGGGCCGCTTTATCAGCGAACTCGGCGACGGCGCGGCCCGGGCCCTGGGGCCGGAACGGACGCGCCTCGCCTACCGGGTGAAGTCCCTCCTCGATGCCGGCATTGAGATCCCTGCCAGCACAGACGCGCCGGTGGTTTCCGGGGACCCGCTCCTGAACATCCACGATCTTGTGAACCGGCGCACGTCATCTGGCGCGGACTTCGGTCCGGAGGAGCGCATCAGCGTTGCCCAGGCCGTGCGCGCCTACACCGTGGGAAGTGCGCATGCGGTGCACGAAGACCACTACAAGGGGTCGCTGGCTCCGGGCATGCTGGCCGACTTCGTTGCCCTGTCCGAGGACATCTACGATGTTCCGGCCGACGCCCTCCGCGATGTTCGTGTGGTGGCCACCGTAGTGGGCGGCCAACTGGTCCACGGCAACCTTCAGGGCTAA
- a CDS encoding LysR family transcriptional regulator, whose product MNLRRLQYFLAVVDAGTVTAAAERIHIAQPALSRQIKTLENELKLRLFEAQGNKLALTPAGSAFIPAARRLMLETQGLEAAADALRTGRVSTLVAAATAASVRGFLAPYIATTRPEDPLIITQETSHFAIAEALLHGCDFAVSPAPPEPGLATMALGSIPLTAYVAADHEWALAGITELPLSVLSVQHAILPSHQSVSRYILDDALNQAHLSFRQVSECDDGQTIMALAAAGHGIGVTTDLPAYGTHPIRILAGTDARPGPALRLPLHTAWIPGHFAEDTIRSVARRIRDFLNQQGAVIIEEKATENA is encoded by the coding sequence ATGAACCTTCGCCGCCTGCAGTACTTCCTGGCCGTTGTGGACGCCGGCACCGTGACCGCCGCCGCCGAACGGATCCACATTGCCCAGCCCGCACTCAGCCGACAAATCAAGACCCTGGAAAACGAGCTCAAGCTACGCCTGTTCGAGGCGCAAGGCAACAAGCTGGCGCTTACCCCCGCCGGCAGTGCGTTCATCCCCGCCGCCCGGCGCCTCATGCTGGAGACCCAGGGCCTGGAAGCTGCCGCGGACGCCCTGCGCACCGGACGGGTGTCCACACTTGTTGCCGCGGCCACAGCCGCTTCCGTCCGGGGTTTCCTGGCACCATATATCGCCACCACGCGGCCCGAGGATCCACTCATCATCACGCAGGAAACCAGCCACTTCGCCATCGCCGAAGCGCTGCTGCACGGTTGCGATTTTGCCGTCTCGCCCGCGCCGCCCGAGCCGGGCCTGGCCACCATGGCGTTGGGCAGCATCCCTTTGACCGCCTATGTGGCGGCAGACCATGAATGGGCCCTGGCGGGAATCACCGAGCTGCCGCTGTCCGTCCTGTCCGTCCAGCATGCCATCCTGCCGTCACACCAAAGCGTCAGCCGCTACATCCTGGACGACGCCCTCAACCAGGCCCACCTGAGCTTCCGCCAGGTCTCTGAATGCGATGACGGGCAGACCATCATGGCGCTGGCAGCTGCCGGGCACGGGATCGGTGTGACCACGGATTTGCCCGCCTACGGCACCCACCCCATCCGGATCCTGGCGGGCACGGACGCGCGGCCGGGGCCGGCCCTCCGGCTTCCCCTACACACCGCCTGGATCCCCGGCCATTTCGCCGAAGACACCATCCGTTCGGTGGCTCGGCGGATACGCGACTTCCTCAACCAGCAGGGGGCCGTCATCATCGAAGAGAAGGCCACAGAGAATGCCTGA
- a CDS encoding PLP-dependent aminotransferase family protein — MSVSVETSAGSASIPGVISVPARQQHLAQRTLAARPSEVRKVFRAAQRPGMISFANGAPYLGALPFDRIAADAQRILLDSGERSFQYGSSDGIPELRAHISELMKLEGITAGPDEVIVTSGSQQALDVAARVLVNPGDVIFAEAPSYAGGMAVFTSYEAEIVHVPMDADGLIPEELERLIGEVRAAGKTARGLYTIPNFQNPGGVNLSAERRLQVGELCRSNDLLIFEDNPYGLLGFDGETMPAIQPGFEDITLYFGSFSKMIAPGLRVGWVLPPASLYGHLLNASETSQLNPSVYSQQLISAYLDDPAWQDKLAEYRGIYREKFTALVETLTEVMPAGTTWNRPTGGFYLWVTVPERIDTEALVSECIERGVVYVPGTAFYTDGSGHSELRMSFCLPSLDAIRKGAAILGEVFSDAVAGTAISD, encoded by the coding sequence ATGTCCGTATCAGTGGAAACTTCCGCAGGCTCTGCCAGCATTCCCGGCGTCATCAGCGTCCCCGCCCGGCAGCAGCACCTTGCGCAGCGCACCCTCGCCGCGCGCCCCTCGGAAGTCCGCAAAGTGTTCAGGGCCGCCCAGCGGCCGGGCATGATCTCCTTCGCCAACGGCGCCCCTTACCTCGGTGCCCTTCCGTTCGACCGGATCGCGGCAGACGCCCAGCGGATCCTGCTCGACAGCGGGGAGCGCTCCTTCCAGTACGGCTCCAGCGACGGCATTCCTGAGCTGCGCGCCCACATTTCCGAACTGATGAAGCTCGAGGGCATCACGGCCGGGCCGGACGAGGTCATCGTGACCTCGGGAAGCCAGCAGGCCCTGGACGTCGCCGCGCGCGTCCTGGTCAACCCCGGCGACGTCATCTTTGCCGAGGCCCCGTCCTACGCCGGCGGCATGGCCGTGTTCACCAGCTACGAGGCCGAAATTGTCCACGTCCCCATGGACGCCGACGGTCTGATTCCGGAAGAACTCGAACGTCTTATCGGCGAAGTCCGGGCTGCCGGCAAGACCGCCAGGGGCCTCTACACGATCCCCAACTTCCAGAACCCCGGCGGTGTGAATCTCTCCGCCGAACGCCGCCTGCAGGTAGGCGAGCTGTGCCGCAGCAACGATCTGCTGATCTTCGAGGACAATCCCTACGGGCTCCTGGGCTTCGACGGCGAAACCATGCCCGCCATCCAGCCCGGCTTCGAGGACATCACCCTGTACTTCGGCTCCTTCTCCAAGATGATCGCGCCCGGGCTCCGCGTGGGCTGGGTCCTGCCGCCGGCGTCGCTCTACGGCCACCTGCTCAACGCCAGCGAGACGTCGCAGCTCAACCCCTCGGTGTACTCCCAGCAGCTCATCAGCGCCTATCTCGATGACCCGGCCTGGCAGGACAAGCTGGCCGAATACCGCGGCATCTACCGTGAGAAGTTCACCGCCCTGGTGGAAACGCTCACCGAGGTCATGCCCGCCGGCACCACGTGGAACAGGCCCACCGGCGGCTTCTACCTCTGGGTCACGGTGCCGGAGCGGATTGACACCGAAGCCCTCGTCTCCGAGTGCATCGAACGCGGCGTGGTGTACGTCCCCGGGACGGCCTTCTACACCGACGGCAGCGGCCACAGCGAACTGCGCATGTCGTTCTGCCTGCCGTCCTTGGACGCTATCCGCAAGGGCGCCGCCATCCTCGGCGAAGTGTTCAGCGACGCCGTTGCCGGCACAGCAATCTCTGACTAG
- a CDS encoding MFS transporter produces MTHPASRAASTPPAGQAPAGQSPAAPPSASSAPATGPSSPGKVVAAAFIGTALEWYDFFLFGTTAAIVFAPLFFPVNDPVASTVSAFLSFSAAFIARPVGALIFGHVGDKYGRRGALVATVMIMGPPPRSWGCCPPTRQRASWLPFC; encoded by the coding sequence ATGACACATCCCGCATCACGAGCAGCGAGCACCCCGCCGGCTGGCCAAGCGCCGGCCGGCCAGTCGCCGGCTGCGCCACCTTCCGCATCATCAGCCCCGGCAACGGGCCCGTCGAGCCCCGGAAAGGTGGTGGCCGCCGCCTTCATCGGCACGGCGCTGGAATGGTACGACTTCTTCCTCTTCGGAACCACCGCCGCGATCGTCTTCGCGCCGCTGTTCTTCCCCGTCAACGATCCCGTGGCCTCCACCGTCTCAGCATTCCTCAGCTTCAGTGCAGCGTTCATCGCCCGTCCCGTCGGCGCGCTCATCTTCGGCCACGTCGGTGACAAGTACGGCCGGCGCGGCGCCCTGGTAGCCACCGTGATGATTATGGGGCCGCCTCCACGCTCATGGGGCTGCTGCCCACCTACGCGACAGCGGGCGTCGTGGCTCCCATTTTGCTGA
- a CDS encoding NAD-dependent succinate-semialdehyde dehydrogenase: MSLYAVTNPATGETVKAYPTATDDQIHAAVATADAAFKAWNRTALADRVKLLGRVAELYTERRDELAAIVTREMGKPVFQAQIEVDIVASIYRYYAENGPAFLEDEELEVAAGGTAIVRKDGLGVLLGIMPWNFPYYQVARFAAPNLMNGNTILLKHAPQCPESALAMEQIFRDAGAPEGAYVNIFATNGQVADLIADPRVQGVSLTGSERAGSAVAEIAGRNLKKVVLELGGSDPFLVLDSADLEQAATHALFGRFGNTGQACNAAKRIIVADAVYDQFVEKFVGAVTSVKVGDPTEADTFMGPLSSAAALDGLAEQVDDAVAKGATVLTGGSRLEQPGAWFQPTVLAGVTEDMRAFSEELFGPVAVLYRVSSEDEAVELANNSVYGLGAVIQSTDPAKAAEIADRLDAGMVYINEAPGTAAELPFGGIKRSGVGRELGKYGMDEFVNRKLIRTAK; the protein is encoded by the coding sequence ATGAGCCTCTATGCCGTCACCAACCCGGCCACCGGGGAGACCGTCAAGGCCTACCCCACCGCCACCGATGATCAGATCCACGCCGCAGTAGCCACCGCCGACGCCGCGTTCAAGGCGTGGAACCGGACGGCGCTGGCGGACCGCGTGAAGTTGCTGGGCCGTGTAGCAGAGCTGTACACCGAGCGCCGCGACGAGCTCGCCGCGATCGTCACCCGGGAGATGGGCAAACCCGTCTTCCAGGCGCAGATCGAGGTGGACATCGTGGCGTCCATCTACCGGTACTACGCCGAGAACGGGCCGGCCTTCCTCGAGGACGAAGAGCTGGAGGTCGCCGCCGGCGGCACGGCGATTGTCCGCAAGGACGGCCTGGGGGTGCTGCTGGGGATCATGCCGTGGAACTTCCCGTACTACCAGGTGGCACGGTTCGCCGCGCCCAACCTGATGAACGGCAACACCATCCTGCTCAAGCACGCCCCGCAGTGCCCGGAATCCGCGCTGGCCATGGAGCAGATTTTCCGGGATGCCGGCGCGCCCGAGGGCGCCTACGTGAACATCTTCGCCACGAACGGGCAGGTGGCTGACCTCATCGCTGACCCCCGCGTGCAGGGCGTCTCCTTGACGGGTTCAGAGCGCGCAGGATCGGCCGTTGCGGAAATCGCCGGCCGCAACCTCAAGAAGGTGGTGCTGGAACTCGGCGGCTCGGACCCGTTCCTGGTGCTGGACTCCGCGGACCTGGAGCAGGCGGCCACGCACGCCCTGTTTGGCCGCTTCGGCAACACCGGCCAGGCCTGCAACGCGGCCAAGCGGATCATCGTGGCGGACGCGGTTTACGACCAGTTCGTGGAGAAGTTCGTGGGCGCCGTGACCTCCGTGAAGGTGGGTGACCCCACCGAAGCTGACACGTTTATGGGGCCACTGTCCTCCGCCGCAGCCCTGGACGGACTGGCCGAGCAGGTGGACGACGCCGTCGCCAAAGGCGCCACGGTGCTCACCGGCGGCAGTCGGCTGGAGCAGCCGGGGGCCTGGTTCCAGCCGACGGTCCTGGCGGGCGTCACCGAGGACATGCGTGCCTTCTCGGAGGAGCTGTTCGGCCCGGTGGCGGTGCTCTACCGGGTGTCCTCCGAGGACGAGGCCGTGGAACTGGCCAACAACTCCGTCTATGGGCTGGGCGCCGTCATCCAGTCCACCGACCCGGCCAAGGCCGCGGAGATCGCCGACCGTCTGGATGCCGGCATGGTGTACATCAACGAAGCCCCCGGCACCGCGGCCGAACTGCCCTTCGGCGGCATCAAGCGCTCCGGTGTGGGCCGCGAACTGGGCAAATACGGCATGGATGAGTTCGTGAACCGGAAGTTGATCCGTACCGCGAAGTAG
- a CDS encoding thiamine pyrophosphate-dependent enzyme yields the protein METKTHAGQAIVDSLALHGVNRVFAVPGESYLAVLDGLHGADIETIVCRQEGGAAYMAEAHGKFTGEPGVAMVTRGPGAANAFVAIHAAWQDATPMVLFVGLIPVADRERESFQEFDPKAWFGTQAKRVLVLDEASRASEVVAEAFFAAKSGRPGPVIVGLPEDVITHEFTAELHLPITVAEGAVSAAELEMVRAALAGAEKPAIFVGGQRWTPDAAAAITSFAEANGIPVIQDWRASDRIPFDSEVFVGALGYGRTAETARIFAEADVLLAIGAVPTDVPTDGYTLRQSPDAANLVVNIDSSLRGRSGAVTAHILASPVAFAGAVKDLRFGKAAQWDSWRAAGRAAQAAFSALPDLSSLPATRVGTGHMSAVVSELVRRLPQDAVYSFGAGNHCAWAQRYLPTNVFPSQLSMRNGSMGYSVPAAVAAALQSPERLAVAVAGDGEFLMNGQEFATAVQYGAAMLIIVMDNGQYGTIRDHQEHHFPGRVSGTQLANPDFAAFARAFGGHGETVTSDEQAAIAVERSLKAVLDQRIPAIIHVITDPAIALP from the coding sequence TTGGAGACGAAGACCCACGCCGGCCAGGCGATCGTTGATTCGCTGGCCCTGCACGGCGTCAACCGTGTGTTCGCAGTCCCGGGCGAAAGTTACCTGGCCGTGCTCGACGGGCTCCACGGAGCCGACATCGAGACCATTGTGTGCCGCCAGGAAGGCGGCGCCGCTTACATGGCCGAAGCTCATGGGAAGTTCACCGGCGAGCCCGGCGTGGCCATGGTGACCCGCGGACCGGGAGCCGCAAATGCTTTCGTTGCCATCCACGCCGCCTGGCAGGACGCCACACCCATGGTCCTGTTCGTGGGCCTGATCCCCGTGGCGGACCGGGAGCGCGAATCCTTCCAGGAGTTCGATCCGAAGGCGTGGTTCGGTACCCAGGCAAAGCGCGTTCTCGTCCTCGACGAAGCTTCGCGGGCCTCGGAGGTGGTAGCCGAAGCCTTCTTCGCCGCCAAGTCAGGCCGGCCCGGTCCCGTGATTGTGGGCCTGCCGGAGGACGTCATCACCCATGAGTTCACCGCTGAGCTGCACCTGCCGATCACCGTGGCCGAGGGGGCTGTGTCCGCCGCCGAGCTGGAAATGGTCCGCGCCGCTTTGGCCGGCGCGGAGAAGCCCGCCATCTTTGTCGGCGGCCAGCGCTGGACCCCCGACGCCGCAGCAGCCATCACATCCTTCGCCGAGGCCAACGGCATCCCGGTCATCCAGGACTGGCGCGCCTCGGACCGCATCCCGTTCGATTCCGAGGTGTTCGTCGGCGCCCTGGGATACGGCCGCACCGCGGAGACCGCCAGGATCTTCGCCGAGGCCGATGTGCTGCTGGCCATCGGCGCAGTGCCCACCGACGTCCCGACCGACGGCTACACCTTGCGTCAGTCGCCGGACGCAGCGAACCTCGTGGTGAACATCGACAGCTCCCTGCGCGGACGCTCCGGCGCCGTAACGGCCCACATCCTCGCCAGCCCGGTGGCATTCGCCGGGGCCGTCAAAGACCTGCGGTTCGGCAAGGCCGCCCAATGGGACTCCTGGCGCGCTGCCGGCCGGGCCGCGCAGGCTGCGTTCAGCGCCCTTCCGGACCTGTCATCCCTTCCCGCCACCCGTGTTGGCACCGGCCACATGAGCGCGGTGGTGTCCGAACTTGTCCGCCGCCTGCCGCAGGACGCCGTATACAGCTTCGGCGCCGGCAACCACTGTGCCTGGGCCCAGCGTTACCTGCCCACGAATGTATTTCCGTCGCAGCTCAGCATGCGCAACGGTTCCATGGGCTACAGCGTGCCGGCGGCCGTGGCCGCCGCGCTGCAGAGCCCGGAGCGCCTGGCCGTGGCCGTCGCCGGCGACGGGGAGTTCCTGATGAACGGCCAGGAGTTCGCCACCGCCGTGCAGTATGGCGCGGCGATGCTCATCATCGTGATGGACAACGGCCAGTACGGCACCATCCGGGACCACCAGGAACACCATTTCCCGGGCCGCGTCAGCGGCACCCAGCTGGCCAACCCCGATTTTGCCGCGTTCGCCCGCGCGTTCGGCGGCCACGGCGAAACGGTGACCAGCGACGAGCAGGCCGCGATCGCCGTCGAACGTTCCCTTAAAGCTGTCCTGGACCAGCGCATTCCGGCCATCATCCATGTCATCACCGACCCCGCGATCGCCCTCCCCTGA
- a CDS encoding MFS transporter, whose protein sequence is MAPILLTLLRAVQGVATGGEWGGATLMAIEYAPAKRRGLYAALVQLGSPVGTLLSTGAITLVALLPKDDFMTWGWRLPFIASIVLVAVALWLRWNVEETPEFQELKANDGTQKAPVIELFRQYKAKLAIGVCTYLVGNAGFFILTTFMISYVTRVLGLPSSVILTAMTIGAVAQMVITVLAGRLADRFGPAPVGIIGYSIFIALAFPIFWLVDSRDPGLIILAMVLAFGPCAITYAIIGALIDRLFPAQVKYTGMGLSANLSAVVAGFMPALATVFLTLSGNSSWGPATLLVVIGLISLGGAIATAKVRAA, encoded by the coding sequence GTGGCTCCCATTTTGCTGACTCTCCTACGTGCGGTCCAGGGCGTAGCCACCGGCGGCGAGTGGGGCGGCGCCACCCTGATGGCCATCGAGTACGCCCCGGCGAAACGCCGCGGGCTTTACGCGGCCCTGGTGCAGCTGGGCTCGCCGGTAGGAACGCTGCTCTCCACCGGCGCCATCACGCTGGTGGCCCTGTTGCCCAAGGACGACTTCATGACCTGGGGCTGGCGGCTGCCGTTCATCGCCTCGATTGTCCTGGTGGCCGTGGCGCTCTGGCTCCGCTGGAACGTGGAGGAGACCCCGGAGTTCCAGGAGCTCAAGGCCAATGACGGAACCCAGAAGGCCCCGGTCATCGAACTGTTCCGCCAGTACAAAGCGAAGCTGGCCATCGGCGTGTGCACCTACCTGGTGGGCAACGCCGGCTTCTTTATCCTCACCACCTTCATGATCAGCTACGTCACGCGGGTGCTGGGACTGCCATCCTCGGTGATACTCACGGCCATGACCATCGGCGCCGTGGCCCAGATGGTCATAACAGTGCTTGCCGGCCGCCTTGCCGACCGCTTTGGCCCGGCCCCGGTGGGCATCATTGGCTACTCCATCTTCATTGCCCTGGCCTTCCCCATCTTCTGGCTCGTGGACAGCAGGGATCCGGGACTGATCATCCTGGCCATGGTGCTGGCCTTCGGCCCCTGTGCCATCACCTACGCAATCATCGGCGCACTGATCGACCGGCTCTTCCCGGCACAGGTCAAGTACACCGGCATGGGGCTGTCCGCCAACCTGTCCGCCGTCGTTGCCGGATTCATGCCGGCGCTGGCCACCGTCTTCCTCACCCTCTCCGGCAACTCGTCCTGGGGACCGGCCACGCTTTTGGTGGTCATCGGGCTGATCTCCCTGGGCGGCGCCATCGCGACAGCAAAGGTGCGGGCCGCCTAG
- a CDS encoding aminoglycoside phosphotransferase family protein produces MAGMPPATVEVNDAVVQGLVRHQRPDLRDLPLVRVANGWDNATFRLGDHLAVRLPRRAEAVPLILHEQRYLPDIARRSPVAVPVPVHTGRPTSDFPWPWSIVRWIPGAAAADVDPAERGPAAEGLAEFLLSLHLPAENGVPVNPFRGVPLTDRDSAVVERLGVRERYPQAAALGAVWMQACAANAWDGPAMMLHGDLHPGNILMAEDGTLAGVIDFGDVGAGDPAVDLAVAWLMFDAGARHRFIDAFGPAVEGDTWMRARGWALVLSTAMLSNSDDNPRMFAVGEFGIRQVLEG; encoded by the coding sequence ATGGCGGGAATGCCACCAGCCACGGTGGAAGTGAATGACGCCGTCGTCCAAGGACTCGTCCGGCACCAGCGGCCGGACCTTCGCGATCTTCCTCTGGTGCGGGTTGCGAATGGCTGGGACAACGCGACCTTCCGGCTCGGCGATCACCTGGCCGTCCGGCTGCCGCGCAGGGCGGAGGCCGTTCCGTTGATACTGCATGAACAGCGCTACCTTCCCGACATAGCCCGCCGCTCCCCGGTGGCGGTTCCTGTGCCCGTCCATACCGGCCGGCCGACGTCGGACTTTCCCTGGCCGTGGAGCATCGTGCGGTGGATCCCTGGCGCAGCCGCGGCCGACGTCGACCCCGCTGAGCGCGGGCCGGCCGCTGAAGGCCTGGCCGAATTCCTACTGTCGCTCCACTTGCCCGCGGAGAACGGCGTCCCGGTGAATCCTTTCCGCGGCGTGCCGCTGACGGATCGTGACTCGGCGGTGGTGGAACGGCTCGGGGTCCGCGAACGCTACCCTCAGGCAGCAGCACTGGGAGCCGTATGGATGCAGGCCTGCGCCGCTAACGCCTGGGATGGTCCGGCGATGATGCTCCACGGGGACCTTCACCCGGGCAATATCCTGATGGCGGAAGACGGCACGCTGGCCGGCGTTATCGATTTCGGCGACGTCGGGGCCGGGGACCCGGCTGTCGATCTTGCGGTGGCATGGCTGATGTTCGACGCCGGCGCCCGCCACCGCTTCATCGACGCCTTTGGCCCTGCGGTGGAAGGGGACACCTGGATGAGGGCCCGGGGCTGGGCTCTCGTCCTGTCCACCGCCATGCTGAGCAACTCCGACGACAATCCGCGGATGTTCGCCGTGGGCGAGTTCGGGATCAGGCAGGTCCTGGAGGGCTGA